In Rhodomicrobium lacus, the following proteins share a genomic window:
- a CDS encoding HypC/HybG/HupF family hydrogenase formation chaperone — translation MCLAIPAEIVSVNDAAETAVVALGPVRKEISIALIENAKPGEFVLVHVGYALHKVSPDEAARTIAMMREAGLDAEIAEFGEAAR, via the coding sequence GTGTGCCTCGCCATCCCCGCCGAAATCGTGTCCGTGAATGATGCCGCCGAAACCGCCGTCGTCGCGCTCGGCCCCGTACGCAAGGAAATCTCCATCGCGCTGATCGAGAACGCGAAGCCGGGCGAGTTCGTGCTCGTCCATGTCGGCTACGCGCTGCACAAGGTTTCGCCGGACGAAGCCGCGCGCACGATCGCCATGATGCGCGAAGCCGGCCTCGACGCGGAAATCGCCGAATTCGGGGAGGCCGCGCGATGA
- the hypE gene encoding hydrogenase expression/formation protein HypE translates to MSVIEARFSAREGKLTGAVEMIHGAGGRATAELIRTLFRRHLDNPLLAQGNDQAAFPVAAGRMVMTTDAHVIAPLFFPGGDIGSLAVHGTINDVAMAGARPLYLSAAFVLEEGFPLADLDRIVASMAQASGAAGVPIVTGDTKVVEKGKGDGVFITTTGIGIVPDGVEISGDRALPGDMVLLSGSIGDHGIAVLSKRENLTFETEILSDSAALHTLVADMVGAVPGIRVLRDPTRGGLGATLNEIAQQSGVGIHLDEAAIPIKPDVSAACELLGLDPLYIANEGKLIAIAPPEKAQLLLAVMRAHPLARDAAIIGEVKHDPHAFVQMRTRFGGNRMVDWLAGDPLPRIC, encoded by the coding sequence ATGAGCGTGATCGAGGCGCGGTTCAGCGCGCGCGAAGGCAAGCTGACGGGCGCGGTGGAGATGATCCACGGCGCGGGCGGCCGCGCCACCGCCGAGCTGATACGCACGCTTTTTCGCCGTCACCTCGACAACCCGCTTCTGGCGCAAGGTAACGATCAGGCCGCATTTCCGGTCGCGGCTGGCCGCATGGTGATGACGACCGATGCGCATGTTATCGCGCCGCTGTTCTTTCCCGGCGGCGACATCGGCTCACTCGCGGTTCACGGCACGATCAACGATGTGGCGATGGCGGGCGCGCGCCCGCTCTATCTTTCGGCTGCGTTCGTGCTTGAGGAGGGCTTTCCCCTCGCCGACCTCGACCGCATCGTCGCCAGCATGGCGCAAGCGAGCGGCGCGGCGGGCGTGCCCATCGTCACCGGCGACACGAAGGTGGTCGAAAAGGGCAAGGGCGACGGCGTCTTCATCACGACGACCGGCATCGGCATTGTACCCGACGGCGTCGAGATTTCGGGCGACCGCGCCCTTCCCGGCGATATGGTGCTGCTTTCGGGCAGCATCGGCGATCACGGCATCGCTGTGCTGTCCAAGCGCGAGAACCTTACCTTCGAGACGGAAATCCTCTCCGACAGCGCCGCGCTTCATACGCTCGTCGCGGACATGGTCGGGGCGGTGCCCGGCATCCGCGTGCTTCGCGACCCCACGCGCGGCGGCCTCGGCGCGACGCTGAACGAAATCGCGCAGCAATCGGGCGTAGGCATTCACCTCGACGAGGCCGCGATCCCGATCAAGCCCGATGTCTCGGCCGCGTGCGAACTTCTCGGCCTCGACCCGCTCTACATCGCGAACGAGGGCAAGCTGATCGCCATCGCGCCACCAGAAAAGGCACAGCTCTTGCTTGCTGTCATGCGCGCGCATCCCCTCGCGCGCGACGCTGCCATCATCGGCGAGGTCAAGCACGACCCTCACGCCTTCGTCCAAATGCGTACGAGGTTCGGCGGAAACCGCATGGTAGATTGGCTCGCGGGCGATCCACTTCCAAGGATATGCTGA
- the hybE gene encoding [NiFe]-hydrogenase assembly chaperone HybE yields MSEAHAVEATEIARRLETVFSRIHATRMADVPLLNPRLAVAAVGPREVGGLWLAVLVTPWFINAMLLPKTADDAKSWAEAPSGAKISHALPAGTFEFIAGGEAGLGPYRMCSLFSPVTQFEDQKAALIAAEAALTALLDSGHHPDAEAARRKPQLSRRGLIFGRSSENGDRSSEGSTKGDAA; encoded by the coding sequence ATGAGTGAGGCGCATGCGGTCGAGGCGACGGAGATTGCGCGGCGTCTCGAAACCGTCTTCTCGCGCATTCATGCCACGCGCATGGCGGACGTGCCGCTGTTGAACCCGCGGCTGGCCGTCGCCGCGGTCGGCCCGCGCGAGGTGGGCGGCCTGTGGCTCGCGGTGCTTGTCACACCCTGGTTCATCAACGCCATGCTGCTGCCGAAGACCGCCGATGACGCCAAAAGCTGGGCCGAGGCGCCGAGCGGCGCGAAAATATCCCACGCGCTGCCGGCTGGCACGTTCGAGTTCATCGCGGGCGGCGAGGCAGGACTTGGCCCCTATCGCATGTGCTCGCTGTTCTCGCCTGTCACGCAGTTCGAAGACCAGAAGGCCGCGCTGATCGCCGCCGAAGCGGCGCTGACTGCGCTGCTCGACAGCGGACATCATCCCGACGCGGAAGCGGCACGCCGCAAGCCGCAGCTTTCGCGGCGCGGTCTCATTTTCGGCCGCTCATCGGAGAACGGCGACCGTTCAAGCGAGGGCTCTACGAAAGGAGACGCGGCATGA
- the hypD gene encoding hydrogenase formation protein HypD produces the protein MKFVDEFRDEALAKGLAAAIAREANPARRYSIMEFCGGHTHAIFRYGVQDLMPENVGFVHGPGCPVCVLPIGRIDNALELAEEHGVILCSYGDMLRVPASKRRSLLKAKAEGADVRMVYSVDDALRIARDNPGREVLFFAIGFETTTPPTAVALRIARAEGLKNFSVFCNHVLTPAALNHLLTAAAVDVDAFIGPSHVSSVIGSRPYEYFTETFRRPVVIAGFEPLDVMQAALMAIRQLNAGHAEVENQYIRVVTREGNLKARAIVDEVFERRESFEWRGLGAVPDSALTIREAYAAFDAEKRFSIVTRSAPDAKSCECAEILRGAKKPVDCKLFGKGCTPDSPVGSCMVSSEGACAAYWTYGRFRREAA, from the coding sequence ATGAAGTTTGTCGACGAGTTCCGCGACGAAGCGCTGGCGAAGGGTCTCGCCGCCGCAATCGCGCGCGAGGCGAACCCGGCGCGGCGCTATTCCATCATGGAATTCTGCGGCGGCCATACGCACGCGATCTTTCGTTACGGCGTGCAAGATCTGATGCCGGAAAATGTCGGCTTCGTGCACGGCCCCGGCTGCCCCGTCTGCGTGCTCCCCATCGGGCGCATCGACAATGCGCTGGAACTGGCCGAAGAGCATGGCGTCATCCTCTGTTCCTATGGCGACATGCTGCGCGTGCCCGCGTCGAAGCGGCGGAGCCTGCTCAAGGCGAAGGCGGAAGGCGCGGATGTGCGCATGGTCTACTCGGTCGACGACGCGCTTCGCATCGCGCGCGACAATCCGGGCCGCGAGGTCTTGTTCTTCGCCATCGGCTTCGAGACGACCACGCCGCCGACCGCCGTGGCGCTGCGCATCGCCAGGGCCGAGGGGCTGAAAAACTTCTCCGTCTTCTGCAATCACGTGCTGACGCCCGCCGCGCTCAATCATTTGCTCACCGCGGCCGCCGTCGATGTCGACGCCTTCATCGGCCCCTCGCATGTGAGTTCGGTGATCGGCAGCCGCCCTTATGAATATTTCACCGAAACCTTCCGCCGCCCCGTCGTGATCGCGGGCTTCGAGCCGCTCGACGTGATGCAGGCCGCGCTCATGGCGATCCGTCAGCTGAACGCGGGGCACGCCGAGGTCGAAAACCAGTATATTCGCGTCGTCACGCGCGAGGGGAACCTGAAGGCGCGCGCAATCGTGGACGAGGTGTTCGAGCGCCGCGAAAGCTTCGAGTGGCGCGGGCTCGGCGCGGTGCCCGACAGCGCGCTGACGATCCGCGAGGCTTACGCCGCATTCGACGCGGAGAAGCGTTTTTCCATCGTCACGCGCTCCGCGCCGGACGCAAAGTCCTGCGAATGCGCGGAAATCCTGCGCGGCGCGAAGAAGCCGGTCGACTGCAAGCTGTTCGGCAAGGGCTGCACGCCCGACAGCCCGGTCGGCTCGTGCATGGTATCGTCCGAAGGTGCCTGCGCCGCTTACTGGACCTATGGCCGTTTCCGGCGGGAGGCCGCATGA
- a CDS encoding hydrogenase small subunit, translated as MPGDLPPDASGIAAREAADEPGRHTLFWLQSGGCGGCSMSLLNADSPDLFAALDLGRIDVLAHPSLCEASGEDHHALIAEILAGRQPLDILCVEGAILRGPSGTGRFHLQPGTGKPVMRLVEELAPIARHVVAIGSCTAFGGVSAAGDNVTEACGLAFDGAEPGGLLGPAFRSRSGLPPISIAGCPTHPGWIVETLVQLGHGTLGASDLDAFGRPRFYADHLVHHGCTRNEFYEYKASAKEPGQLGCLMEHMGCIGTQVHGDCNMRAWNGEGSCIRGGYPCIGCTEPRFGERDAPFLETPKRGGIPVGLPTDMPKAWFVALASLAKAATPERLRRNALSERIAVPPGKASGKPK; from the coding sequence ATGCCGGGTGATTTGCCGCCCGATGCATCAGGGATCGCCGCGCGGGAAGCAGCGGATGAGCCCGGCCGCCATACCCTGTTCTGGCTGCAATCCGGCGGATGCGGCGGCTGCTCCATGTCGCTTCTCAACGCCGACAGTCCGGACCTGTTCGCGGCGCTCGACCTTGGCCGCATCGATGTGCTCGCCCATCCTTCGCTCTGCGAAGCCTCGGGCGAAGACCATCACGCGCTCATCGCCGAGATCCTCGCGGGCCGCCAGCCGCTCGACATCCTCTGCGTCGAAGGCGCGATCTTGCGCGGGCCTTCCGGCACGGGACGCTTTCATCTTCAGCCCGGCACCGGCAAGCCCGTGATGCGGCTTGTGGAGGAGCTTGCGCCCATCGCCCGCCATGTCGTCGCCATCGGCTCGTGCACGGCTTTCGGCGGCGTTTCGGCGGCGGGAGACAACGTCACCGAGGCGTGCGGCCTCGCCTTCGACGGCGCGGAGCCCGGCGGCCTTCTCGGCCCGGCCTTCCGCTCGCGCTCCGGCCTCCCGCCGATCAGCATCGCCGGATGCCCTACCCATCCGGGCTGGATCGTTGAAACGCTCGTGCAACTCGGCCACGGCACGCTCGGCGCATCCGACCTCGACGCGTTCGGGCGCCCGCGTTTCTACGCCGATCACCTCGTCCATCACGGCTGCACCCGCAATGAATTCTACGAATACAAGGCAAGCGCGAAGGAGCCGGGGCAGCTCGGCTGCCTGATGGAGCATATGGGCTGCATCGGCACGCAGGTCCACGGCGACTGCAACATGCGGGCATGGAACGGCGAGGGCTCCTGCATCCGCGGCGGCTATCCCTGCATCGGCTGCACCGAACCCCGGTTCGGCGAACGCGACGCGCCCTTCCTCGAAACACCCAAGCGCGGCGGCATTCCCGTGGGCCTGCCGACCGACATGCCGAAGGCATGGTTCGTGGCGTTGGCCTCGCTCGCCAAGGCCGCTACGCCGGAGCGCCTGCGCAGGAACGCGCTCTCGGAGCGCATCGCCGTCCCGCCCGGCAAGGCGTCGGGGAAACCCAAATGA
- a CDS encoding nickel-dependent hydrogenase large subunit, with product MTAEGRIEIDIYPRAPLGHCVRIESSRPLSITRQFTGHSPSEIAQTVALLYATCKAAQSVAAAKALEEARGIAVPPTTSRVREMRVLAEAAREHTLRILMDWSQFLDAPQPPPATELRAAMQAERDLARHLDEARAALRFGGTFVYESDAVENDIAACEALLERAIFSEPLRIWRARDTKDDLINWAAPRHTIAQRLFDQIATDGLLDAGAAPVSPLPAFDRDRLAARLFDDGRAHFVAAPDWEGVPRETSPLARSIDHPLIRALETGEGFGLGARLAACLVELANVPKRLRETVARLNGSEIAEPSRSEAMPGVGLSQVEAARGRLVHAVELAGGKVSRYRILAPTEWNFHPEGAAARGLARIARGDAHDVARIARLFVTAVDPCVGYEVRVH from the coding sequence ATGACGGCCGAAGGCCGGATCGAAATCGACATCTATCCCCGCGCGCCGCTCGGTCACTGCGTGCGCATCGAGTCCAGTCGCCCGCTTTCCATCACACGCCAGTTCACAGGCCACAGCCCGAGCGAAATCGCGCAGACGGTCGCGCTTCTGTACGCGACGTGCAAGGCGGCGCAGTCCGTCGCCGCCGCAAAGGCCCTTGAGGAAGCACGCGGGATCGCGGTGCCGCCGACCACAAGCCGCGTGCGCGAGATGCGTGTGCTTGCCGAAGCCGCGCGCGAGCATACGCTTCGCATCCTCATGGACTGGTCGCAGTTCCTGGATGCTCCGCAGCCTCCCCCCGCCACCGAGCTTCGCGCCGCCATGCAGGCGGAACGCGACCTCGCGCGCCATCTCGACGAGGCGCGCGCGGCGCTCCGCTTCGGCGGAACGTTCGTCTACGAGAGCGACGCCGTCGAGAATGACATAGCGGCCTGCGAAGCGCTCCTCGAACGCGCCATTTTCTCCGAGCCGCTGCGGATCTGGCGTGCGCGAGATACGAAGGACGATCTCATCAATTGGGCCGCGCCTCGACATACCATCGCCCAGCGCCTGTTCGATCAGATCGCGACCGATGGCTTGCTCGACGCAGGTGCGGCGCCGGTCTCGCCCCTCCCCGCTTTCGACCGCGACCGCCTCGCCGCAAGGCTTTTCGACGACGGCCGAGCCCACTTCGTCGCCGCGCCGGACTGGGAAGGCGTGCCGCGCGAGACATCGCCGCTTGCCCGCTCCATCGATCATCCGCTGATCCGCGCGCTGGAAACGGGCGAAGGCTTCGGCCTTGGCGCACGGCTCGCGGCGTGCCTCGTCGAACTCGCGAACGTGCCGAAGCGTCTGCGCGAGACGGTGGCGAGGCTCAACGGCTCCGAGATCGCGGAGCCCTCGCGAAGCGAAGCGATGCCCGGCGTCGGCCTGTCGCAGGTCGAAGCCGCGCGCGGCCGCCTCGTGCATGCCGTGGAACTCGCCGGCGGCAAGGTTTCCCGCTACCGTATTCTTGCGCCCACCGAATGGAACTTCCACCCCGAGGGCGCCGCGGCGCGGGGCCTTGCCCGCATCGCGCGCGGCGACGCTCACGATGTCGCTAGAATCGCTCGCCTTTTTGTGACCGCCGTCGACCCTTGCGTGGGCTATGAAGTGAGAGTGCACTGA
- a CDS encoding sensor histidine kinase — protein sequence MLKQPERPGDSRSLVVRAGVTGALGDGEAGEDAWIEVIHKMDAVYAELVENQVELEAKNAALEEAQALMASVFASMADVLAVCDRGNRIARVNRALEAVTGRREASLAGEPFASLFAAESAGLVDDMLARAREDGAVTDCELSLRDAAGAPWPFAMNCSARFDHKGRFAGVVVVGRPLGELRRAYKSLNNAHRELQEAQQHLIFSEKMAALGRLVAGVAHELNNPISFVFANMHALKKYGMRIRTYLEAENAALSGDALAALRKDLKIDRILADIGPLLDGTLEGATRASEIVQDLRRFSANQAEAPEDFELARVVQTAANWVVKIARSRQEVAIRVPEGLTVHAPRGAIHQILVNLIQNALDAMDGDPHPVIEIDATEDGNVVVLRVHDHGPGIAPDDMQKLFEPFFTTKPVGKGLGLGLYLSFGLAQDFGGGLAAANHEGGGAVFTLTLPKGVRHAG from the coding sequence ATGCTGAAACAGCCCGAGCGCCCAGGAGACAGCCGCAGCCTCGTTGTGCGGGCCGGGGTGACGGGAGCGCTCGGCGACGGCGAGGCAGGCGAGGACGCGTGGATCGAAGTCATCCACAAGATGGATGCGGTCTATGCCGAGCTTGTTGAAAATCAGGTCGAGCTTGAAGCCAAGAACGCTGCTCTTGAAGAGGCGCAGGCGCTCATGGCGAGCGTATTCGCCTCCATGGCCGATGTGCTCGCCGTGTGCGACCGGGGCAATCGTATCGCGCGTGTGAACCGCGCCCTCGAAGCTGTCACCGGGCGTCGCGAGGCGAGTCTTGCCGGAGAGCCTTTCGCATCGCTGTTCGCGGCCGAAAGCGCCGGCCTCGTGGACGACATGCTGGCCCGTGCCCGCGAGGACGGCGCGGTGACGGATTGCGAGCTGTCCCTGCGCGACGCGGCGGGCGCGCCGTGGCCCTTCGCCATGAATTGCTCGGCGCGCTTCGACCACAAGGGCCGCTTCGCGGGCGTCGTCGTGGTGGGCCGCCCCCTCGGCGAATTACGCCGCGCCTATAAATCGCTCAACAACGCCCATCGGGAGCTTCAGGAAGCCCAGCAGCATCTCATCTTTTCGGAGAAGATGGCGGCGCTCGGCCGTCTCGTCGCGGGTGTCGCGCACGAACTCAACAATCCGATCAGTTTCGTCTTCGCGAACATGCACGCGCTGAAGAAATACGGAATGCGCATCCGCACCTATCTCGAAGCGGAGAACGCGGCGCTTTCCGGCGATGCGCTTGCGGCGCTGCGCAAGGATCTCAAGATCGACCGCATCCTCGCCGATATCGGCCCGCTGCTCGACGGCACGCTGGAAGGCGCGACGCGCGCAAGCGAGATCGTGCAGGATCTGCGGCGCTTTTCGGCGAATCAGGCGGAAGCGCCGGAGGATTTCGAGCTTGCGCGCGTGGTGCAGACGGCGGCGAACTGGGTGGTGAAAATCGCGCGCTCGCGTCAGGAGGTGGCGATCCGGGTGCCTGAGGGACTGACGGTGCATGCGCCGCGCGGCGCAATCCATCAGATCCTCGTCAACCTCATTCAGAACGCGCTCGACGCGATGGACGGCGATCCGCATCCGGTGATCGAGATCGACGCGACAGAGGATGGCAACGTCGTCGTGCTTCGCGTCCACGACCACGGTCCCGGCATCGCGCCAGACGACATGCAAAAGCTGTTCGAGCCGTTTTTCACGACGAAGCCCGTCGGCAAGGGGCTCGGCCTCGGCCTTTATCTGAGCTTCGGGCTGGCGCAGGATTTCGGGGGAGGCCTCGCGGCGGCCAACCACGAAGGCGGCGGCGCGGTGTTTACGCTGACCTTGCCGAAAGGAGTGCGGCATGCCGGGTGA
- the hypA gene encoding hydrogenase maturation nickel metallochaperone HypA → MHEMALAQGVVRILEEQAAAQHYSRVRVVRLEVGPLATVEPQALRFCFDAATRGTIAENATLDIVETTAAAWCFACGESVIIKERSGACPNCGSYQVQITGGDELRIRELEVD, encoded by the coding sequence ATGCACGAGATGGCGTTGGCGCAAGGAGTGGTGCGTATTCTCGAAGAGCAGGCCGCGGCGCAGCATTATTCCCGCGTCCGCGTCGTGCGGTTGGAAGTCGGGCCGCTCGCCACCGTCGAACCGCAGGCGCTGCGTTTCTGCTTCGACGCCGCAACGCGCGGCACCATCGCTGAAAACGCCACGCTCGATATCGTGGAAACGACAGCGGCGGCGTGGTGTTTCGCCTGCGGCGAAAGCGTCATCATAAAGGAGCGTAGCGGAGCCTGCCCGAATTGCGGCAGCTATCAGGTGCAGATCACGGGCGGCGACGAACTAAGAATAAGAGAGCTGGAGGTCGACTGA
- a CDS encoding hydrogenase expression/formation protein, translated as MSITRPLAGPGSQPDDEDGELAFMELPKGMATFSMPQIPEPDVAAAHAPALEKLDEALAALRAAPAPGTSITIDLLDLDAGNRAFVDQMLGEGEVSIVAGAHVQAQESVLAGVWRIHVVGNDGALIADAIEVGEFPLSVLAAAQDGGAASLHAIETVAEDDLMNAPAIAAELVDKLAAFAPGTPTHAINLSLLPVSDGDLAYLDARLGQGAVTILSRGYGNCRISSTGVRNAWWVRYFNSREILILNTIEVCRVPDVACAAREDLEDSADRLAEILGVYR; from the coding sequence ATGAGCATCACGCGCCCGCTCGCCGGCCCCGGCAGCCAGCCCGACGACGAGGACGGAGAACTCGCCTTCATGGAACTGCCGAAGGGCATGGCAACCTTCTCCATGCCGCAGATTCCTGAGCCGGATGTGGCGGCCGCCCACGCGCCCGCGCTCGAAAAACTCGACGAGGCGCTCGCAGCGCTTCGGGCCGCGCCTGCTCCCGGCACGTCGATCACCATCGACCTTCTCGACCTCGACGCCGGAAACCGCGCTTTTGTCGATCAGATGCTCGGCGAAGGCGAGGTGAGCATTGTGGCAGGCGCGCATGTACAGGCGCAGGAATCGGTGCTGGCGGGCGTCTGGCGCATCCATGTCGTCGGCAACGATGGCGCGCTGATCGCCGACGCCATCGAGGTGGGCGAATTCCCGCTGTCGGTTCTTGCCGCCGCGCAGGATGGCGGCGCAGCGAGCCTGCACGCAATCGAGACGGTCGCCGAAGACGACCTCATGAACGCGCCCGCGATCGCCGCCGAACTCGTCGACAAGCTCGCGGCCTTCGCTCCCGGCACACCGACCCACGCCATCAACCTTTCGCTGCTGCCGGTCAGCGACGGCGATCTCGCCTATCTCGACGCCCGGCTCGGGCAGGGCGCGGTTACAATCCTGTCGCGCGGCTATGGCAACTGCCGCATCTCGTCCACCGGCGTCAGGAACGCATGGTGGGTGCGCTACTTCAATTCGCGCGAAATCCTGATCCTCAACACCATCGAGGTCTGCCGCGTGCCCGATGTAGCTTGCGCCGCGCGCGAGGATCTCGAAGACAGTGCGGACCGTCTCGCGGAAATTCTGGGGGTTTACCGGTGA
- the hypB gene encoding hydrogenase nickel incorporation protein HypB, with translation MCGTCGCGDGETKIEAASVNAAHGGRHGDARGHDHAHDHDHDGPHHHDHAHDHAHEHTHEDGVTHSHPHTHHHSHDHQHGEGEEHGDGDHHDHGHGHHHSHAHSHGGDDHRHEHGHSHSHEHDHKARVVKIEQDVLSKNDAFARENRARFARDGVLALNLVSSPGSGKTTLLVATIERLKADVPVAVIEGDQQTTNDAERIRATGAPAIQINTGKGCHLDAHMTGHAAENVALAKGAVLFIENVGNLVCPAMFDLGEEARVVLCSVTEGEDKPLKYPDMFRTSHLMLITKVDLLPHLDFDADALAANARAINPRIRILRVSAKTGEGMDAWAGWLRAQRTLALTGLEAPGA, from the coding sequence ATGTGTGGGACGTGCGGATGCGGAGACGGCGAAACGAAGATCGAAGCGGCGTCCGTAAACGCGGCGCACGGTGGACGACACGGCGACGCGCGGGGCCACGATCACGCGCATGATCACGATCATGACGGTCCTCACCACCACGACCACGCCCATGACCATGCCCACGAACACACCCATGAAGACGGGGTGACGCATTCTCACCCGCATACGCATCATCATTCCCACGATCACCAGCACGGCGAGGGTGAAGAGCATGGCGATGGCGATCACCACGACCATGGACACGGCCACCACCACAGCCACGCCCACAGCCATGGCGGCGATGATCATCGTCATGAACACGGGCATTCGCACTCTCACGAGCATGACCACAAGGCGCGCGTGGTGAAGATCGAGCAGGACGTGCTGTCGAAGAACGACGCGTTCGCGCGGGAAAACCGCGCCCGTTTCGCCCGCGACGGCGTCCTTGCGCTGAACCTCGTCTCGTCGCCCGGTTCCGGCAAGACGACGCTTCTCGTCGCAACCATCGAACGGCTCAAGGCGGATGTCCCTGTTGCGGTCATCGAAGGCGACCAGCAGACGACGAACGACGCCGAGCGCATCCGCGCGACAGGCGCGCCCGCGATCCAGATCAACACCGGCAAGGGCTGCCATCTCGACGCGCACATGACGGGCCACGCCGCCGAGAACGTGGCGCTTGCTAAAGGCGCAGTGCTGTTCATCGAGAATGTCGGCAATCTCGTCTGTCCCGCGATGTTCGACCTGGGCGAGGAAGCGCGCGTCGTGCTCTGCTCCGTTACCGAGGGCGAGGACAAGCCGCTGAAATATCCCGATATGTTCCGCACGTCGCATCTGATGCTCATCACCAAGGTCGACCTGCTTCCCCATCTCGATTTCGACGCCGACGCGCTGGCCGCCAACGCGCGCGCCATCAATCCGCGCATCAGGATCCTGCGTGTTTCGGCAAAGACAGGCGAAGGCATGGACGCCTGGGCGGGGTGGCTGCGCGCGCAGCGCACGCTCGCGCTGACCGGCCTCGAAGCGCCGGGGGCGTAA
- a CDS encoding rubredoxin, protein MKDHFFAGSFGGDVTKLGDDARLECGICWHVYDPAEGCEEWQIPPGTPFAALPAQWSCPVCDAPKEKFLLLGAGDE, encoded by the coding sequence GTGAAGGATCACTTCTTCGCAGGCTCTTTCGGCGGCGATGTGACGAAGCTCGGCGATGACGCCCGGCTTGAATGCGGCATTTGCTGGCACGTCTACGACCCCGCCGAAGGCTGCGAGGAATGGCAGATCCCGCCCGGCACGCCGTTCGCCGCGCTGCCCGCGCAGTGGTCCTGCCCGGTCTGCGACGCGCCGAAGGAGAAGTTCTTGCTGCTGGGAGCGGGCGATGAGTGA
- a CDS encoding sigma-54-dependent transcriptional regulator gives MTALPPVLVIDDEVRSVEALERILEDDFDVKKATSAREAEAILADEAIQVVLCDQRMPDISGVEFLKNVRERWPDVVRMIISGYTHADDIIQGINEAGIYQYVTKPWQPDSLTLTLKNAARLYKLQRENELLAVELRMSSTRAERVVATRRADLRELYAGDDGIVREKSSPMNDVCDRMRRVAPFDVSVMITGESGTGKELIARALHYKSLRWNKPFVVENCAALPDELLESELFGHKRGAFTGAVEDHIGLFQRADGGTVFLDEIGEVSPRLQAKLLRVLQEGEIRPVGGQKTRNIDVRVIAATNRDLEAEVQAGRFREDLYYRLAPVTIHLPPLRERLMDIPPIARALLDKAQKQLGKCVKGLSPEAVACLKAYSWPGNVRELQNEIQHALIMGPQGGVIGAEHLSRRVQQAAASPSPAKLDFAGVDLSLTGLEGTLRERIESVEAQILKESLIRHRWNKSRAAKELGLSRVGLRAKLERYGLEKIEALPLEPAKKRA, from the coding sequence ATGACCGCGCTTCCGCCCGTGCTCGTGATCGACGACGAAGTTCGCAGCGTCGAGGCCCTCGAACGCATCCTCGAAGACGATTTCGACGTCAAGAAAGCCACAAGCGCACGCGAAGCCGAAGCCATCCTCGCCGACGAGGCTATTCAGGTGGTGCTGTGCGATCAGCGGATGCCGGACATTTCGGGCGTCGAATTTCTGAAAAACGTGCGAGAGCGCTGGCCCGACGTCGTGCGCATGATCATTTCGGGCTACACCCACGCGGACGACATCATTCAGGGCATCAACGAGGCGGGCATCTATCAATACGTGACGAAGCCCTGGCAACCCGACAGCCTCACCCTAACGCTCAAGAACGCCGCGCGGCTTTACAAGCTCCAGCGCGAAAACGAGCTTCTGGCCGTCGAACTGAGAATGTCCTCCACCCGGGCGGAGCGGGTCGTCGCCACGCGCCGTGCGGACCTGCGCGAGCTTTACGCGGGCGACGACGGCATCGTGCGGGAAAAGTCGAGCCCGATGAACGACGTCTGCGACCGCATGCGCCGCGTCGCGCCCTTCGACGTCTCGGTGATGATTACCGGAGAATCGGGCACCGGCAAGGAACTCATCGCGCGCGCCCTTCATTACAAGAGCCTTCGCTGGAACAAGCCGTTCGTGGTCGAAAACTGCGCGGCGTTGCCCGATGAACTCCTCGAAAGCGAACTTTTCGGGCACAAGCGCGGCGCCTTCACCGGCGCGGTCGAAGATCACATCGGCCTTTTCCAGCGCGCCGACGGCGGCACGGTCTTCCTCGACGAGATCGGCGAAGTGTCGCCGCGCCTTCAGGCGAAGCTGCTGCGCGTGCTTCAGGAGGGCGAGATCCGTCCCGTCGGCGGGCAGAAGACCCGCAACATCGACGTGCGCGTCATCGCCGCCACGAACCGCGACCTTGAAGCCGAGGTGCAGGCGGGCCGCTTCCGCGAAGATTTGTATTACCGTCTTGCGCCGGTCACGATCCACCTTCCGCCCCTGCGCGAGCGCCTGATGGACATCCCGCCGATCGCGCGCGCGCTCCTCGACAAGGCACAGAAGCAGCTCGGCAAGTGCGTCAAGGGCTTGTCGCCGGAAGCGGTGGCATGCCTCAAGGCGTACTCATGGCCCGGCAATGTCCGCGAGCTTCAGAACGAAATCCAGCACGCGCTCATCATGGGGCCGCAGGGCGGCGTGATCGGCGCGGAGCACCTGTCCCGGCGGGTGCAGCAGGCCGCGGCCAGCCCTTCGCCTGCGAAGCTCGATTTCGCGGGCGTCGATCTTTCGCTTACCGGTCTCGAAGGCACGCTGCGCGAGCGCATCGAGTCGGTCGAGGCGCAGATTTTGAAGGAAAGCCTCATCCGGCACCGCTGGAACAAGAGCCGCGCGGCGAAGGAACTCGGCCTGTCGCGCGTGGGCCTTCGCGCCAAGCTCGAACGCTACGGCCTCGAAAAGATCGAGGCGCTGCCGCTGGAGCCCGCCAAGAAGCGGGCCTGA